A stretch of Sphingomicrobium flavum DNA encodes these proteins:
- a CDS encoding valine--tRNA ligase has protein sequence MTELAKTFEPGPIEAKWYSHWEENGLFRPERPDAEPYTIVNPPPNVTGSLHIGHALDNTLQDIMIRYERLRGKDALWVVGTDHAGIATQMVVERQLEAKQDKRTNYSRDDFIKKVWEWKEESGGQITRQLRRLGCSMDWSREQFTMDPHFTEAVLKVFVDLYNHNLIYRDKRLVNWDPKLKTAISDLEVESREVAGHMWHFKYPLAGGETYTYVEKDEDGNVTLTEERDYISIATTRPETMLGDGAVAVHPSDERYAPIVGKLCEIPVGPKEHRRLIPIITDDYPDPTFGSGAVKITGAHDENDYGVATRNNIPMYRLMDEVAAMRTDGASYAADAARAVEIAKGAETNPKEVDSLNLVPDEYRGLDRYEARKRVVADIDAEGNMIIVEDKMIMQPFGDRGGVVIEPMLTDQWYVNAEELAKKPIEAVKSGSVEIVPKTWEKTFFNWMENIQPWCVSRQLWWGHRIPAWYGPTIHKIHETGDILYSMKETVPFVATTADEAAELAQKYYSNLARERGWPVEHLSVVAVDAVSRDALHDGEVQIWRDNDVLDTWFSSALWPFATLGWPEKTDLLDKHYPNDLLVSGFDILFFWDARMMMMGRQLTGENPWPRLYLHGLVRAADGQKMSKSKGNVVDPLGLVDQYGADALRFFMAAMESQGRDIKMDDKRVEGYRNFATKIWNAARFLQFNGIGASDSIAAPKAEKPVNRWIIGEVVETLAKLEKAFDELRFDGMADAIYHFTWGTFCDWYLELIKGDIDEETKAVAAWAFDQILVMLHPFMPFITEELWGAMGAGERDHYPLITAKWPEPEASVDAAAKAEIETAIAMVTEIRALRSELNIPWSSRLTLHPMEAGAASGGASLDRMGKADMGAVIETPPPGSAQIVVQGKSYAVPLADAIDLDAERSRLTKAVDAAEKEVKSLEGRLNNANFVERAKPEAVEKARADHAARSEEAGRLRAALERLA, from the coding sequence ATGACCGAATTAGCCAAGACGTTCGAACCCGGCCCGATCGAAGCCAAATGGTATTCCCATTGGGAAGAAAACGGCCTGTTCCGCCCCGAGCGACCCGATGCCGAGCCCTATACGATCGTCAACCCGCCGCCCAACGTGACGGGGTCGCTGCATATCGGTCATGCGCTCGACAATACGCTGCAGGACATCATGATCCGCTACGAGCGGCTGCGCGGCAAGGATGCGCTGTGGGTGGTCGGCACCGACCATGCCGGGATCGCGACGCAGATGGTGGTCGAACGCCAGCTCGAAGCCAAGCAGGACAAGCGCACCAACTATTCGCGTGACGACTTCATCAAGAAGGTCTGGGAGTGGAAGGAAGAAAGCGGCGGCCAGATCACCCGCCAGCTGCGCCGCCTCGGTTGTTCGATGGACTGGAGCCGCGAGCAGTTCACGATGGACCCGCACTTCACCGAAGCCGTCCTCAAGGTCTTCGTCGATCTCTACAATCATAACCTCATCTACCGCGACAAACGGCTGGTGAACTGGGATCCCAAGCTCAAGACCGCCATTTCCGATCTTGAAGTCGAAAGCCGCGAAGTTGCGGGCCATATGTGGCACTTCAAATATCCGCTCGCGGGCGGCGAAACCTATACCTATGTCGAAAAGGATGAGGACGGGAACGTCACGCTCACCGAAGAGCGCGACTATATCTCCATCGCCACCACGCGTCCGGAAACCATGCTGGGCGACGGCGCGGTCGCGGTGCATCCGAGCGACGAGCGCTATGCCCCCATCGTGGGCAAGCTGTGCGAAATCCCGGTGGGGCCCAAAGAGCATCGCCGCCTCATCCCCATCATTACCGATGACTATCCCGATCCCACCTTCGGTTCGGGCGCGGTGAAGATCACCGGCGCGCATGACGAAAATGACTATGGCGTCGCCACCCGCAACAATATCCCGATGTACCGTCTGATGGATGAAGTTGCGGCGATGCGGACCGATGGCGCTTCATATGCTGCTGACGCCGCCCGCGCAGTAGAAATTGCCAAGGGGGCCGAGACCAATCCCAAGGAAGTCGATAGCCTTAACCTTGTGCCTGACGAATATCGCGGGCTGGATCGCTACGAAGCCCGCAAGCGCGTGGTCGCGGACATCGATGCCGAAGGCAATATGATCATCGTTGAGGACAAGATGATTATGCAACCGTTTGGTGATCGGGGCGGCGTCGTGATCGAGCCGATGCTGACCGACCAGTGGTACGTGAATGCCGAAGAATTGGCGAAAAAGCCGATTGAAGCGGTCAAATCCGGCTCCGTCGAAATCGTCCCAAAGACTTGGGAAAAGACCTTCTTCAACTGGATGGAAAACATCCAGCCCTGGTGCGTCAGCCGCCAGCTTTGGTGGGGGCACCGAATCCCGGCCTGGTATGGGCCGACAATCCACAAGATTCATGAAACGGGCGACATTCTTTATTCGATGAAGGAGACGGTCCCGTTCGTAGCGACCACTGCGGATGAAGCGGCAGAACTGGCGCAGAAATACTATTCGAATCTAGCTCGTGAGCGCGGATGGCCGGTCGAACACCTGTCTGTCGTTGCGGTGGATGCCGTTTCGCGTGATGCGCTGCACGATGGCGAAGTCCAAATTTGGCGTGACAACGATGTGCTCGACACCTGGTTTTCCTCGGCGCTCTGGCCATTTGCCACGCTGGGCTGGCCGGAAAAGACCGACCTGCTCGACAAGCATTACCCCAACGACCTGCTGGTCTCGGGCTTCGACATCCTCTTCTTCTGGGATGCCCGCATGATGATGATGGGTCGCCAGCTGACGGGCGAAAATCCATGGCCGCGGCTCTACCTGCATGGCCTGGTACGCGCGGCCGACGGGCAGAAAATGTCCAAGTCCAAGGGCAATGTCGTCGATCCGCTGGGCCTCGTCGATCAATATGGCGCCGATGCGCTGCGCTTCTTCATGGCGGCGATGGAAAGCCAGGGCCGCGATATCAAGATGGATGACAAAAGGGTCGAGGGCTATCGCAACTTCGCGACCAAGATCTGGAACGCCGCCCGTTTCCTGCAATTCAACGGCATCGGCGCTTCGGACAGCATCGCTGCGCCCAAGGCGGAAAAGCCGGTCAATCGCTGGATCATCGGCGAAGTGGTGGAAACGCTGGCGAAGCTGGAAAAGGCCTTCGACGAACTGCGCTTCGACGGCATGGCCGATGCCATCTATCATTTCACCTGGGGCACCTTCTGCGACTGGTATCTGGAGCTCATCAAGGGGGATATTGACGAGGAAACCAAGGCGGTCGCCGCCTGGGCGTTCGACCAGATACTGGTCATGCTCCACCCCTTCATGCCCTTCATCACCGAAGAGCTGTGGGGCGCGATGGGCGCAGGCGAACGCGATCATTATCCGCTAATCACCGCCAAATGGCCGGAGCCCGAAGCCAGCGTCGATGCCGCCGCCAAGGCCGAAATCGAAACGGCCATTGCGATGGTGACGGAAATCCGCGCCCTGCGCTCGGAACTCAATATCCCCTGGTCCAGCCGCCTGACGCTCCACCCGATGGAAGCGGGCGCTGCCAGCGGCGGTGCCTCGCTCGATCGCATGGGCAAGGCCGATATGGGCGCGGTGATCGAAACGCCCCCGCCGGGTTCGGCGCAAATCGTCGTGCAGGGCAAGAGCTATGCCGTGCCGCTGGCCGATGCCATCGACCTCGACGCCGAACGCTCGCGCCTCACCAAGGCGGTCGACGCGGCGGAAAAGGAAGTGAAGAGCCTCGAAGGGCGCCTCAACAACGCCAATTTCGTCGAACGGGCCAAGCCCGAAGCGGTCGAAAAGGCCCGCGCCGACCATGCCGCACGCTCGGAGGAAGCAGGCCGCCTGCGTGCTGCGCTGGAACGGCTCGCCTGA
- a CDS encoding YegS/Rv2252/BmrU family lipid kinase: MSGDHPREAILVVNAMSRRGADAFDEVCGLLEAAGIRLIERHAVTDSDALRPTIAKAIERAPMVIVGGGDGTISSFIGEFQGSDTILAVLPLGTANSFARSLELPLELEEVVDVIANGTSRAIDIGCINGEHFANVAAIGLSPQIAETIPDALKKRLGILGYLVWAVKIAFAFKSFRLTIQNGKRRIVSRATEVRIANGRFHGGVELVQDADLEDSRITVDAVTGDSIWWLALNWLLVLLRLKSQQRTMVEVEGNRLRIETQPPRDISIDGEIRARTPADVSVLPKAVRVVVPKAAPSRSG; encoded by the coding sequence ATGAGCGGCGATCATCCCAGGGAAGCGATCCTCGTCGTCAACGCCATGAGCCGGCGCGGCGCCGATGCATTTGACGAGGTGTGCGGCCTGCTGGAAGCGGCGGGCATCCGCCTGATCGAGCGTCATGCCGTGACCGATTCCGATGCGTTGCGCCCGACCATCGCCAAAGCGATCGAGCGCGCGCCGATGGTCATCGTGGGCGGGGGTGACGGGACAATTTCCAGCTTCATCGGGGAATTTCAGGGTAGCGATACCATTCTCGCCGTGCTGCCGCTCGGCACCGCCAACAGTTTTGCGCGCAGTCTTGAGCTGCCGCTGGAGCTTGAGGAGGTGGTCGACGTCATCGCCAATGGCACCAGCCGCGCCATCGATATCGGCTGCATCAATGGCGAACATTTCGCCAATGTCGCGGCGATCGGTCTTTCGCCGCAGATTGCCGAAACCATCCCCGACGCGCTCAAAAAGCGGCTCGGCATCCTTGGCTATCTGGTCTGGGCAGTAAAAATCGCCTTTGCCTTCAAGAGTTTCCGCCTGACCATCCAGAACGGCAAGCGCCGCATCGTCAGCCGCGCGACCGAGGTGCGCATCGCCAATGGGCGTTTCCATGGCGGGGTGGAGCTGGTGCAGGATGCCGATCTGGAGGACAGCCGGATCACCGTCGATGCGGTGACGGGCGACAGCATTTGGTGGCTGGCGCTCAACTGGTTGCTCGTGCTGTTGCGGCTGAAGAGCCAGCAGCGCACCATGGTGGAAGTCGAAGGCAATCGCCTACGCATCGAAACGCAGCCCCCGCGCGACATCAGCATCGACGGCGAAATCCGCGCGCGCACGCCGGCCGATGTCAGCGTGCTGCCCAAGGCGGTGCGCGTGGTGGTACCGAAGGCCGCCCCCTCCCGCTCAGGCTGA
- the hemB gene encoding porphobilinogen synthase, with protein sequence MSQFPDLRMRRRRSSSWMRAMLTEHRLHPSDFIWPLFICEGEGEEQPIGALRGVSRWSIDRLVDQAKAARDAGIPAIALFPNTPDDKRTDAEALNPHNLICRAVKAVKDAVPDIGIMTDVALDPYTSHGHDGVLAADGSVDNDATVEILAKQAVVQAEAGADIVAPSDMMDGRIAAIRDALEEAGHASTAIMAYAAKYASAFYGPFREAVGSGDRLKGDKKGYQMNPANSTEALVEVELDIAEGADFVMVKPGLAYLDVVARLRDNFDVPIFAYMTSGEYAMIEEAAAAGAGDRDAMLMESLTAFKRAGATGILTYHALEVARKLA encoded by the coding sequence ATGAGCCAATTTCCCGATCTGCGCATGCGTCGCCGCCGTTCTTCGTCCTGGATGCGCGCCATGCTGACCGAGCATCGCCTGCACCCCAGCGATTTCATCTGGCCGCTCTTCATCTGCGAAGGTGAGGGGGAGGAACAGCCCATCGGCGCGCTGCGCGGTGTATCGCGCTGGTCGATCGATCGGCTGGTGGACCAGGCCAAAGCCGCGCGCGATGCGGGCATCCCGGCCATTGCGCTCTTCCCCAATACGCCCGATGACAAGCGCACCGATGCAGAAGCGCTCAATCCCCACAATCTCATCTGCCGCGCGGTCAAGGCGGTGAAGGACGCCGTGCCCGATATCGGCATCATGACCGATGTCGCATTGGATCCCTACACCTCGCACGGCCATGACGGCGTACTCGCCGCCGATGGCAGCGTCGACAATGACGCCACGGTCGAAATCCTCGCCAAGCAGGCAGTGGTCCAGGCCGAAGCCGGCGCCGATATCGTCGCGCCGTCGGACATGATGGACGGGCGCATCGCCGCCATCCGCGATGCGCTGGAGGAAGCCGGCCATGCCAGCACCGCAATCATGGCCTATGCCGCCAAATATGCCTCCGCTTTCTACGGTCCCTTCCGCGAGGCGGTGGGCTCGGGCGACCGGCTGAAGGGCGACAAGAAGGGTTATCAGATGAACCCCGCCAACAGTACTGAAGCGTTGGTGGAGGTCGAACTCGACATCGCCGAGGGCGCCGATTTCGTCATGGTGAAGCCGGGGCTCGCCTATCTCGATGTCGTCGCCCGACTGCGCGACAATTTCGACGTGCCGATCTTCGCTTATATGACCAGCGGCGAATATGCGATGATCGAGGAAGCGGCGGCCGCTGGCGCGGGGGATCGCGATGCCATGCTGATGGAAAGCCTAACTGCCTTCAAGCGCGCTGGCGCGACCGGCATTTTGACCTATCATGCGCTGGAGGTCGCGCGTAAGCTCGCCTGA
- a CDS encoding APC family permease, producing MTEKTEKYRRDMGTLGVLFIVVNGLIGAGIFGLPEVLHDAVGEFAPWLLLIGGALVMAIVLCFAELTKLTDRSGGPQRYVGDAWGDFAGFQVGWTFFAARLISQGANVLVLVAYAAALWPVVGEGAGRTLLIIAVLGSLTIINIVGIKRVVAVLGAMTLLKLLPLLVLMVVGIGAASTPGPIVLPQFSAVEGIALAALYAYVGFENATIPAGETKDPKRAMPRALLGGIAVVTLIYFGLQWAYSHSVIAGTGPEAPLTALAAEYGGDIGALLIAATIVMSVLANLTAGHTSASRMPPALADDGLLAAWFGQVSRWGTPANSIAFFGVGAIIFALNSSFLALAIISTLARLLAYIASILSLPKLRKQAGLSATNGTIILAAPVALILSVWASLQTNSDQWLTLGGFALAGTALYFLARRSKNDALPS from the coding sequence ATGACCGAAAAGACCGAAAAATATCGTCGTGACATGGGCACGCTCGGTGTCCTCTTCATCGTCGTCAACGGCTTGATCGGCGCGGGCATCTTCGGGCTGCCGGAAGTGCTGCATGACGCCGTCGGCGAATTTGCGCCCTGGCTGCTGCTGATCGGCGGCGCGCTCGTCATGGCCATCGTCCTTTGCTTTGCAGAATTGACCAAACTCACCGACCGCTCCGGTGGCCCCCAGCGATATGTCGGCGACGCCTGGGGTGATTTCGCCGGCTTCCAGGTCGGCTGGACCTTCTTTGCTGCCCGCCTGATCAGCCAGGGCGCTAATGTGCTTGTCCTGGTGGCTTATGCCGCGGCGCTTTGGCCCGTGGTGGGCGAGGGGGCAGGACGCACGCTCCTCATCATTGCCGTGCTTGGCAGTCTCACCATCATCAACATCGTTGGCATCAAGCGCGTGGTGGCCGTGCTGGGCGCAATGACGCTTCTCAAGCTCCTCCCGTTGCTCGTCCTGATGGTCGTCGGCATTGGGGCCGCCAGCACGCCGGGACCGATCGTCCTGCCACAATTCAGCGCGGTCGAAGGCATCGCGCTCGCCGCCCTCTACGCCTATGTCGGCTTTGAAAATGCGACCATTCCCGCGGGCGAAACGAAGGATCCCAAACGCGCCATGCCGCGCGCCTTGCTGGGCGGAATTGCGGTCGTGACGCTCATCTATTTCGGTCTGCAATGGGCGTACAGCCATAGTGTCATCGCGGGCACCGGTCCCGAAGCGCCGCTCACCGCGCTGGCCGCTGAATATGGCGGGGATATTGGCGCGCTGCTGATCGCCGCCACTATCGTGATGAGCGTGCTGGCAAATCTGACCGCCGGCCACACCTCGGCCAGTCGCATGCCACCGGCACTGGCCGATGACGGTCTGCTCGCCGCCTGGTTTGGCCAGGTCTCGCGGTGGGGCACGCCGGCCAATTCCATCGCCTTCTTCGGCGTGGGCGCGATCATCTTTGCCTTGAATTCCAGCTTCCTGGCGCTCGCCATCATCTCCACGCTGGCGCGGCTGCTGGCCTATATCGCATCGATCCTCTCACTGCCCAAGCTGCGCAAGCAGGCGGGCCTGTCGGCGACCAACGGCACCATCATCCTTGCCGCGCCCGTCGCGCTCATCCTGTCGGTCTGGGCCTCGCTGCAGACCAACAGCGATCAATGGTTGACGCTCGGTGGCTTTGCGCTAGCGGGGACGGCACTCTATTTTCTCGCCCGCCGGAGCAAGAATGATGCCCTTCCATCATGA
- a CDS encoding GNAT family N-acetyltransferase: MMPFHHETDRLILRDWTEADKDPFYAAMNTPAVMQWLGGLQKREDFDAAYERLQGFARDCGHCFWLVERKEDGELLGFCGIKKINYEGAPNMGMPEIGWRFREEAWGRGYAKEAAIASLDLAFERFGYDEVTAVTVSGNEGSWGLMLRLGMTERPELAYHDGKYSDQYGPARQWVITAQEWAAHRPGLVA; the protein is encoded by the coding sequence ATGATGCCCTTCCATCATGAAACCGACCGCCTGATCCTGCGCGACTGGACCGAGGCCGACAAGGACCCCTTCTACGCCGCCATGAACACCCCTGCGGTGATGCAATGGCTAGGCGGCCTGCAAAAGCGCGAGGATTTCGACGCGGCCTATGAGCGGCTGCAGGGGTTCGCCCGCGATTGCGGCCATTGCTTCTGGCTGGTCGAGCGCAAGGAGGATGGCGAACTGCTGGGCTTTTGCGGGATCAAGAAGATCAATTATGAGGGCGCGCCCAATATGGGCATGCCCGAAATCGGCTGGCGTTTCCGCGAAGAGGCGTGGGGCAGGGGCTATGCCAAGGAAGCCGCCATCGCCTCGCTGGACCTCGCTTTCGAGCGCTTTGGCTATGACGAGGTCACTGCGGTGACCGTCAGCGGCAATGAAGGCAGCTGGGGGCTGATGCTGCGCCTCGGCATGACCGAGCGGCCAGAGCTGGCCTATCATGACGGCAAATATAGCGATCAGTATGGCCCCGCACGCCAATGGGTCATCACCGCGCAGGAATGGGCGGCGCACCGCCCCGGCCTAGTCGCCTAG
- a CDS encoding N-succinylarginine dihydrolase, giving the protein MTIREINFDGLIGPSHNYAGLSLGNLASTRNAGHVSQPRAAALQGIDKMRANIELGLVQGVFMPLPRPNHGWLADLGADFMTCDHSLAANAMSASSMWAANAATVSPAPDTADGRCHLTVANLKTMPHRSHEWPDTLRQLRTAFANDSAFAVHAPVPAAFGDEGAANFMRLSTGHGDPGVEIFVYGVSGGPYPARQHIEAFRAIARLHQLAPHKTLFVQQSEEAIAAGAFHNDVVAVANERVLFAHEEAFADREVTIERISHAFPELEYVEVKAADVPLEDAIRSYLFNAQLVTPPDGEMTLVVPSECEETPSVWNWLQAHLASNGPIRRVKVVDVRQSMANGGGPACLRLRVACDPVSVDPRFLVDPAKLDMMAEVVARLWPEQIDGRELQSQTLVSAVRTARNAMLEALDLPELVSD; this is encoded by the coding sequence ATGACGATCCGCGAGATCAATTTCGACGGGCTGATCGGGCCGAGCCATAATTATGCCGGCCTCAGCCTTGGCAATCTGGCATCGACCAGAAATGCCGGCCATGTATCGCAGCCGCGCGCGGCCGCGCTGCAGGGCATCGACAAGATGCGCGCCAATATCGAGCTTGGCCTGGTCCAGGGCGTCTTCATGCCCCTGCCCCGCCCCAACCATGGCTGGCTGGCGGATCTGGGCGCCGATTTCATGACCTGCGACCATTCGCTGGCCGCCAATGCCATGTCGGCATCGTCCATGTGGGCTGCCAATGCCGCCACCGTCAGCCCCGCGCCCGATACGGCGGACGGGCGCTGTCACCTCACCGTGGCGAACCTCAAGACCATGCCGCATCGCAGCCATGAATGGCCCGATACGCTGCGCCAGTTGCGCACCGCCTTTGCCAATGACAGCGCCTTTGCCGTGCATGCGCCGGTGCCAGCCGCCTTTGGCGATGAAGGGGCGGCCAATTTCATGCGGCTCAGCACGGGCCATGGCGATCCGGGCGTCGAGATCTTCGTCTACGGCGTGTCCGGCGGGCCTTATCCGGCGCGCCAGCATATTGAGGCCTTTCGCGCCATTGCCCGCCTGCACCAGCTGGCGCCGCACAAGACATTGTTCGTCCAGCAATCCGAAGAGGCGATCGCGGCGGGCGCCTTCCACAATGACGTGGTGGCGGTGGCCAATGAACGCGTGCTGTTTGCCCACGAGGAGGCGTTTGCCGACCGCGAGGTTACGATCGAGCGGATCAGCCATGCCTTTCCCGAGCTGGAATATGTCGAGGTCAAAGCCGCCGATGTGCCGCTGGAAGATGCGATCAGATCCTATCTGTTCAACGCCCAGCTGGTGACACCGCCCGACGGCGAGATGACATTGGTGGTGCCGAGCGAGTGTGAGGAAACGCCGAGCGTGTGGAACTGGCTGCAGGCGCATCTGGCGTCCAACGGGCCGATCCGGCGGGTGAAGGTGGTGGATGTGCGCCAGTCGATGGCAAATGGCGGCGGGCCTGCCTGCCTGCGCCTGCGCGTCGCCTGCGATCCGGTCAGCGTCGATCCGCGTTTCCTGGTCGATCCCGCCAAGCTGGACATGATGGCAGAGGTGGTTGCGCGGCTCTGGCCCGAGCAGATTGATGGGCGCGAACTGCAATCGCAAACGCTGGTCAGCGCGGTGAGGACCGCGCGCAATGCCATGCTCGAAGCGCTCGATCTGCCCGAACTGGTGTCGGATTAA
- a CDS encoding arginine N-succinyltransferase — protein sequence MTHRIRAARIDDLDALYEMAKLTGGGFTNLPADRETLAAKLERSTDGFTREGENQSDDLYVFMLEEFATGKIRGTCQVFGEVGTQQPFYSYRITTLSQHSNELDRTFRNQLLNLVTDLEGCSEVGGLFLHPAERAGGLGLLLARSRYLFIKQHRPRFGERTLAELRGVMDQGGNSPFWDALAGRFFGMSFPEADEFNAVHGTQFIADLMPSTPVYISMLPESAQSVIGQPHPTGRAALRMLEKEGFSWDNYVDIFDGGPTVVSKTDRIKSIRSSDWHRFAGTLEDGEASELLVAHGRLENFVSCYAAGQVDGDGAIRLDHEAVEMLGIEPGDNVLAVARR from the coding sequence ATGACCCACCGCATTCGCGCGGCGCGGATCGATGACCTCGACGCGCTTTACGAAATGGCGAAACTGACCGGCGGGGGATTTACCAATCTGCCCGCCGACCGCGAAACGCTCGCGGCCAAGCTGGAACGCTCGACTGACGGATTCACTCGAGAAGGCGAAAACCAGTCCGACGATCTCTATGTCTTCATGCTGGAAGAATTTGCCACCGGCAAAATTCGCGGCACCTGCCAGGTCTTCGGCGAAGTGGGCACCCAGCAGCCCTTCTACAGCTACCGCATCACCACCTTGTCCCAGCATTCCAACGAGCTGGATCGCACCTTCCGCAACCAGCTGCTCAACCTGGTCACCGATCTTGAGGGTTGCAGCGAAGTGGGCGGACTGTTCCTGCATCCGGCCGAACGCGCGGGCGGGCTGGGCCTGCTGCTGGCGCGATCACGCTACCTCTTCATCAAGCAGCATCGCCCGCGCTTTGGCGAGCGCACGCTAGCCGAATTGCGCGGCGTTATGGATCAGGGTGGCAACTCGCCCTTCTGGGACGCGCTGGCGGGCCGTTTCTTCGGCATGAGCTTTCCCGAAGCGGATGAATTCAATGCCGTGCACGGTACCCAGTTCATCGCCGACCTGATGCCCTCGACCCCTGTCTATATCTCGATGCTGCCCGAAAGCGCGCAGAGCGTGATCGGCCAGCCCCACCCGACCGGACGCGCGGCGCTGCGGATGCTGGAGAAAGAGGGCTTCAGCTGGGACAATTATGTCGACATTTTCGACGGCGGGCCGACCGTGGTCAGCAAGACCGACCGCATCAAGTCGATCCGCTCGTCCGACTGGCACCGCTTTGCCGGCACGCTGGAAGATGGCGAGGCGAGCGAATTGCTGGTCGCCCACGGGCGATTGGAGAATTTCGTGAGCTGCTATGCCGCCGGCCAGGTCGATGGCGACGGCGCGATCCGTCTCGACCATGAAGCGGTCGAGATGCTGGGGATCGAGCCGGGCGACAATGTGCTGGCGGTGGCGCGTCGATGA
- a CDS encoding hydrolase: MGTLTTQESATVERAVQQQGKMFRHMERWALINSGSRNLSGLAEVGSELAEEFSALPGKLEMVAPAPVTAIDDAGREYDLAHGKHLHLAVRPDAPLQLLFTGHMDTVFPKDHPFQALHWIEEGKVLGGPGVADMKGGLAVMLAALRAIEGDADLASRFGYEVIINSDEEVGSLSSGPLIARCATGKRAALTYEPSALPDGTLAGARGGSGNFSFTVHGKSAHAGRNPRDGRNALVAAADLALRLKAGMDDTLSVNPARIDGGSPNNVVPDLAILRVNLRPVSTEDQARAERLLETSAAVVAKEHDVRIERHGSFARPPKPMTPDMEKLFHLVRNAGRDLGQEIGWRATGGVCDGNNIAAKKVPVVDTMGVRGGAIHSPDEYMIVESLAERAALSALTISRMITA, from the coding sequence ATGGGGACATTGACCACGCAGGAATCCGCCACTGTCGAGCGCGCCGTGCAACAGCAGGGCAAAATGTTTCGCCATATGGAGCGCTGGGCGCTGATCAATTCGGGATCGCGCAATCTTTCGGGGCTGGCCGAAGTAGGCAGCGAGCTGGCAGAGGAGTTTTCAGCGCTTCCAGGCAAGCTGGAAATGGTCGCCCCCGCCCCCGTCACCGCGATCGACGATGCGGGCCGCGAATATGACCTTGCGCATGGCAAGCATCTGCACCTTGCCGTGCGCCCCGACGCGCCGCTGCAACTGCTGTTCACCGGTCATATGGATACGGTATTCCCCAAGGATCACCCGTTTCAGGCATTGCACTGGATCGAAGAGGGAAAGGTGCTGGGCGGTCCCGGCGTTGCCGACATGAAGGGCGGGCTGGCCGTGATGCTGGCCGCGCTGCGGGCGATCGAGGGCGACGCGGATCTTGCCAGCCGCTTTGGCTATGAAGTCATCATCAATAGCGACGAGGAAGTGGGCAGCCTGTCGAGCGGGCCGCTGATCGCCCGCTGCGCGACAGGAAAGCGCGCGGCGCTAACCTATGAACCTTCAGCATTGCCCGATGGCACGCTGGCGGGCGCGCGTGGGGGCAGCGGCAATTTCAGCTTCACCGTGCATGGCAAGTCTGCCCATGCCGGGCGCAATCCGCGCGACGGGCGCAATGCGCTGGTGGCAGCGGCCGACCTGGCGCTGCGATTGAAGGCCGGGATGGACGACACATTATCGGTCAATCCGGCGCGGATCGATGGCGGCAGCCCCAATAATGTGGTGCCCGATCTTGCCATCCTGCGCGTCAATCTGCGCCCCGTTTCCACCGAGGATCAGGCCAGGGCCGAGCGATTGCTGGAGACCAGCGCCGCAGTGGTCGCGAAAGAACATGATGTGCGGATCGAGCGTCATGGCAGCTTTGCCCGCCCGCCAAAGCCGATGACGCCGGACATGGAGAAACTGTTCCACCTGGTGCGCAATGCCGGGCGCGATCTGGGCCAGGAGATTGGCTGGCGCGCCACCGGCGGGGTGTGCGACGGCAACAATATCGCCGCCAAGAAGGTGCCCGTAGTCGACACGATGGGCGTGCGCGGCGGTGCGATCCATTCGCCCGACGAATATATGATTGTCGAAAGCCTGGCCGAACGCGCCGCGCTCTCGGCGCTGACCATTTCAAGGATGATCACTGCATGA
- a CDS encoding RNA pyrophosphohydrolase — MSEEGRYRFGAGIMLLNQERRVWVGQRIDNPGPAWQMPQGGVDEQEDSWAGALRELEEETGIARHLVSRVDGSPCIDVRYELPDELRAQLWKGRYVGQRQHWYLCTFKGRDADVRIDGEHAEFSRWKWEDPRLLPELIVPFKRGMYEAILGGFARWL; from the coding sequence ATGAGTGAAGAGGGACGCTATCGCTTCGGCGCGGGGATCATGCTGCTCAATCAGGAGCGGCGCGTCTGGGTGGGGCAGCGGATCGATAATCCGGGGCCGGCCTGGCAGATGCCCCAGGGCGGGGTCGACGAACAGGAAGATAGCTGGGCGGGCGCACTGCGCGAGCTGGAGGAGGAGACGGGGATCGCCCGGCACCTCGTCAGCCGGGTAGATGGTTCGCCCTGCATCGATGTCCGATATGAGCTTCCCGACGAGCTGCGCGCACAGCTTTGGAAAGGGCGTTATGTCGGGCAGCGGCAGCATTGGTATCTGTGCACCTTCAAAGGGCGCGACGCGGACGTGCGGATCGATGGCGAGCACGCCGAATTTTCGCGCTGGAAGTGGGAAGATCCGCGACTGCTGCCCGAGCTTATCGTACCCTTCAAGCGCGGCATGTACGAGGCCATCCTCGGTGGATTCGCCCGGTGGCTTTAG